The window CTAAAACACCAACATTTTGAGAATGTCTGCCAGCTGCGGAGCAGGGTCTGGCCCTAGGCACAGACCTGAACCCACCATGTGGTCAGAGCCCTCAGCCACCCGAGGACATCTCTGCTGTCCCACCACTGAGTCTGTCACCTGCCCATGGCACCTCCAGAGCCCTGTGAGCTCATCTCCAGCTTCCTCTGCATCACTTGGGTGTTTCCTCCTGAGAGCAGCGTGGTAGTCACTGTTGGTGAGCTAGCACCAGAGGTGACAGCATGCTTTGGCTGGCATCAGGGATGAGGAAGGATGTGTGGGAAAGGTCTGCTGGACTGGGTGAAGACCCCTTGCACCTTCCCATCCACACCAGGCACAGGTATTGGCAAACACTCCCCAAGGTTCAGGTGTAAATGCATGCGCTGCTCTTTGCAAACctgaggagggggagcaggaagGCCCTCTGCTAAATGCTTTCTTAGCAGTTTCATCAACTTTTCTCCCCAACTGATTTTCCCTGGCAGATGGTAATTGAAACAGAGTGGCTATTTCCCATGCAGAGTCACTgctttttttccactgctgttaACAAACAAAAGCGTGTGCAAGCCCTGCCTGAGGTCTGTGGGAAGCTGTGAGATTTCTCCTTCCATTTCAGGCTTCCTTGCATCTCAGTTTTCTCATTTGGACCATTCCTGTGCTCAGCATCCCTTGGCACCAAACCACAGACCACAGGAAGCCCATAACCTTTCCAGGACCACCCAACCCCACCCAGGGCTGGCCCCAGGGCTCAGCCAACCCAAGGCTTGAGGAAAGGCTCACCAACATGGTGGTTTGGCTTTGCCTTCCCAGCTGGGGACCTCACAGGGACACATGGCTGCACCCCAGACTTGCTTGAGATGCAGCCTGTCGCCAGGGGCTGTGCAAGCTCCCACTCCTCACacagctctctgctttccttccccagCCCACGGTGACCCAGAAGAGCCAAAGCAAAGCCATGAGACAAGGCACGACCCAACTAGCCCCAGTGGTGAGGATGACTTTGTAACCTCTGGCATGAGCAACCATGATGCGCCCAGCCCGGTTCCGACCACAGATGAGACCCTCTCAGGCAGAGACCACCAGTTGGAGGTGAGGAATCCCAGCTCCACCGGCTCCTTGCCAGGGTCAGAAGCCCCTGAGGAGTCCCAAGCCCGCCCCAACACCCTGGATTTCTCCAAGTCCCTGAAGAAGCTGGAGGAGGTGAAGAAGACAGGGCAGAGAAGAAACAGCAACCACATGGCAGTAAAGGAGAATGGGGTGGAGGTCAGCCCCGCAATGGCAGTGAGCAAGGAGAGGCGGGCGCTGCAGTCCGAGCTGGGGAAGTGCATCGAGGACTTCCGTAAGATCAAGATCCCTGTTGCCTTTCCCAACAAGAAGCGGCAGTGGCAGAGCGAGCTGCTGAAGAAATACCAGCTGTGAGACAACACTGCATCCCCTGCCTCGGCAGAGGATGTCCTCTGGTTCGTTGAGAGTCTCCACCGATGTCCCCTGGGTAGCAGGTGGCAGAGGCTGTCCACCCTCCCAAAATAAGGAGTGTAGGTTGCTCATTAAGCCCATCCAGCAGCTGAAAGGGTTACAAGCCTGTACCCACAACAGAATGCTCCTTACCATGGCCATGGGGAGGGATGCATGATATCCTAAGTGGCATAAGCATAGGTGGAGGGGTGTA is drawn from Strix uralensis isolate ZFMK-TIS-50842 chromosome 13, bStrUra1, whole genome shotgun sequence and contains these coding sequences:
- the LOC141949232 gene encoding BTB/POZ domain-containing protein KCTD16-like; amino-acid sequence: MEHSPKNHMSSSEPILDLKTDMAEALPAHGDPEEPKQSHETRHDPTSPSGEDDFVTSGMSNHDAPSPVPTTDETLSGRDHQLEVRNPSSTGSLPGSEAPEESQARPNTLDFSKSLKKLEEVKKTGQRRNSNHMAVKENGVEVSPAMAVSKERRALQSELGKCIEDFRKIKIPVAFPNKKRQWQSELLKKYQL